One part of the Verrucomicrobiota bacterium genome encodes these proteins:
- a CDS encoding helix-turn-helix domain-containing protein translates to MTENHSHSDIEINYLEEGEMTYLIHGQKMTIPARKLIIFWAAIPHQLIDSTVKNMHWITIPLTWFLQWKLPENFTRNLLNGTLIIEPSVLPLDFTQVSEWSEMLDPKTNNDEKRKIALLEIEARLRRMALEFHNHKSDHRKPTHSADNPTKVEQMAEYIAQNYSQSIQIKDIASKAGLNMNYASTLFRQSLGISIMEAVVHHRLWHSQRLLATTDNKMIDIAFASGFGSLSRFYEAFTRQFKTSPRKYRSSIGR, encoded by the coding sequence ATGACTGAAAATCATTCCCACTCTGATATCGAGATTAACTATCTCGAAGAGGGGGAAATGACCTACTTGATCCATGGTCAAAAGATGACGATCCCTGCACGCAAACTGATTATTTTCTGGGCCGCCATCCCCCACCAGCTGATCGACTCCACCGTCAAAAACATGCACTGGATTACTATCCCCCTGACATGGTTCCTCCAGTGGAAACTGCCTGAAAATTTCACGCGCAATTTGCTCAATGGTACATTGATCATCGAGCCATCCGTGCTCCCGTTGGATTTCACACAAGTCTCGGAATGGTCAGAAATGCTTGATCCCAAAACAAATAATGACGAAAAACGTAAAATCGCTCTCTTAGAGATCGAGGCTCGACTACGCAGGATGGCCCTTGAGTTCCATAACCACAAAAGTGACCACCGCAAACCCACCCACTCTGCGGATAATCCCACAAAGGTCGAGCAAATGGCAGAATACATCGCCCAAAATTATTCCCAATCAATCCAGATCAAAGATATCGCCTCCAAAGCAGGACTGAATATGAACTATGCCTCCACCCTTTTCCGGCAAAGCCTCGGCATCAGTATTATGGAGGCTGTCGTCCATCACCGCCTCTGGCACTCACAGAGGTTACTGGCGACGACCGACAATAAAATGATCGATATCGCCTTCGCATCGGGATTTGGGTCACTGTCCCGGTTCTACGAGGCTTTCACCCGTCAATTCAAAACCTCCCCCCGCAAATACCGATCCAGCAT